A genomic segment from Roseibium algicola encodes:
- a CDS encoding mannitol dehydrogenase family protein → MEAGLHADLPRLSRTTPAAKAGIVHLGLGAFFRAFGAIYIEEATKAAGGTGQNNWGIIGVSLQSPRMHDQLAPQDFVYTAQELGPEGETLRQVEIIRDVLVARENPEAVLAAMADPDVRIVTLTVTEKGYCHDPATGRLNADHPDITHDLKAALPVSAPGYLVRALARRKAAGLPPFTVLTCDNLPDNGRLVRRIVLDLAGRLDPELAAWIETEGRFPSTMVDRIVPATKPEDIDALARKTGRYDAAPVLHEPFRQWVVEDDFVPAYGADARPDLGAVGVELVESVTAFEHMKLRMLNGTHSSLAYLGYLAGHETIAETVADPLFAGFVKNLWRQEIIPSFEAPPGVDLEAYADALFERYANPGIRHRTWQIAMDGSQKLPQRILGTVRDNLTNGRNCPGLCLAIAAWMIYVGGTDLKGKPIDVRDPLSDRLKSLVGESDGDAGKVAALLGVTEVFEPDLAAAILAPVTAAYAALKADGVGKSIGTLS, encoded by the coding sequence ATGGAGGCTGGCTTGCACGCTGACTTGCCGCGCCTTTCCAGAACAACACCGGCGGCAAAAGCCGGCATCGTTCATCTGGGGCTCGGAGCATTTTTCCGGGCCTTTGGAGCGATCTACATAGAAGAAGCCACGAAGGCTGCAGGCGGCACCGGACAGAACAACTGGGGCATCATCGGCGTCAGCCTGCAAAGCCCACGCATGCATGACCAGCTGGCTCCGCAGGACTTTGTCTACACAGCGCAGGAACTTGGCCCGGAAGGCGAAACCCTTCGCCAGGTAGAGATCATCCGGGATGTGCTGGTCGCACGGGAAAACCCGGAAGCCGTGCTGGCCGCGATGGCGGATCCCGACGTCAGGATTGTCACCCTGACCGTGACGGAAAAGGGTTATTGCCACGATCCGGCAACCGGCAGACTGAATGCCGATCACCCGGACATCACACACGACCTGAAAGCCGCGCTGCCTGTCTCCGCTCCGGGTTACCTTGTGCGGGCGCTTGCAAGACGGAAGGCCGCCGGCTTGCCGCCCTTTACCGTGCTCACCTGTGACAACCTGCCGGACAATGGCCGCCTGGTCCGCCGGATTGTCCTGGATCTTGCCGGGAGGCTCGATCCGGAACTGGCCGCGTGGATCGAAACCGAAGGCCGTTTCCCGTCAACCATGGTCGACCGGATCGTGCCTGCCACAAAACCAGAGGATATCGACGCCCTGGCCCGCAAGACCGGCCGCTACGATGCAGCCCCTGTGCTGCATGAGCCGTTCCGCCAGTGGGTGGTGGAAGATGATTTCGTCCCGGCTTACGGCGCGGATGCGAGGCCGGACCTCGGTGCCGTAGGTGTCGAGCTTGTTGAGAGCGTCACCGCGTTCGAGCACATGAAGTTGCGTATGCTCAACGGCACGCATTCCTCGCTGGCTTACCTCGGCTATCTCGCGGGGCACGAGACGATCGCCGAAACCGTTGCAGATCCGCTGTTTGCCGGGTTCGTGAAAAACCTGTGGCGCCAGGAAATCATTCCGTCCTTCGAGGCTCCGCCGGGTGTTGATCTGGAAGCCTACGCGGATGCGCTTTTCGAACGCTATGCAAATCCCGGCATCCGGCACCGCACCTGGCAGATCGCCATGGACGGCAGCCAGAAACTGCCTCAGCGCATTCTCGGCACCGTGCGCGACAACCTGACGAACGGTCGAAACTGCCCTGGCCTTTGCCTCGCGATTGCCGCCTGGATGATCTATGTCGGCGGCACCGATCTTAAAGGCAAGCCGATTGACGTGCGCGATCCGTTGAGCGATCGCCTCAAGTCTCTTGTCGGAGAAAGCGATGGCGACGCCGGCAAGGTGGCAGCGCTTCTGGGTGTCACCGAAGTCTTCGAACCCGACCTCGCCGCTGCCATTCTGGCGCCCGTCACCGCCGCCTATGCTGCCTTGAAGGCTGACGGTGTCGGCAAATCAATCGGAACCCTGTCATGA
- a CDS encoding TRAP transporter small permease: MLRHVSTAALWLAGGGLILMTVFITAQVFMRYVMNDSLVWSEPASVILMGWFIFLGAAVGIREGYHLSFDVLLYFLPQGAKLVLYSISDAVVAAFGAGMAWYGAELALSAWDVKLPSLGVSGAVDFLPLVGGGCLVFLFSIERLMRRAAGLPTARFGEDPIEEAA, translated from the coding sequence ATGTTGCGCCATGTCTCCACGGCAGCGCTCTGGCTTGCCGGAGGCGGCCTCATTCTCATGACCGTGTTCATCACGGCGCAGGTCTTCATGCGCTACGTCATGAACGACAGTCTCGTCTGGTCGGAACCTGCTTCCGTCATCCTGATGGGCTGGTTCATCTTCCTGGGCGCCGCCGTCGGCATCCGTGAAGGTTACCATCTCAGTTTTGACGTCCTGCTCTACTTTCTGCCGCAGGGAGCCAAACTGGTGCTTTACAGCATCTCCGATGCCGTGGTCGCCGCCTTTGGCGCGGGCATGGCCTGGTACGGCGCGGAACTGGCACTGTCGGCCTGGGATGTAAAACTGCCGTCGCTCGGCGTTTCAGGCGCGGTTGATTTCCTGCCGCTCGTTGGCGGCGGTTGCCTGGTTTTTCTCTTTTCCATCGAACGCCTGATGCGTCGCGCAGCCGGTCTGCCGACCGCACGCTTCGGCGAAGATCCCATCGAAGAGGCTGCTTGA
- a CDS encoding TRAP transporter substrate-binding protein: MKVLKTLAASLLATAALTSASLACEVTLKSSDTHPDGYPTVEAVKQMGKLLEERTDGRICVEVFHSAQLGEEKDTIEQTKFGVIDLNRVSMGPFNNLVEETKVVSLPYIFKGVDHMHTVMDGPIGDEILAAFEPHGYVGLAFYDGGSRSFYNKVKPIKSIEDLEGMKVRVMQSDIFVDMMSALGANATPMPYGEVYSSIQTGVIDGAENNWPSYESSGHFEVAGYYTLDEHLIVPEVLVMSKKSWDNLSPEDQAAVRQAAKDSVPFMREQWQAREKASEEKVRAAGVEVVTEIDKEPFMAAMDSVYEKHVTSENLKDLVARIRATD; this comes from the coding sequence ATGAAAGTATTGAAGACCCTTGCGGCATCGCTTCTGGCCACCGCCGCGCTCACATCCGCATCGCTTGCATGCGAAGTGACACTGAAATCGTCCGACACCCATCCGGACGGCTATCCGACGGTGGAGGCCGTCAAGCAGATGGGCAAGCTGCTGGAAGAGCGCACTGACGGCCGCATCTGTGTCGAAGTGTTCCATTCCGCGCAGCTTGGCGAGGAAAAGGACACCATCGAACAGACCAAGTTCGGCGTCATCGACCTGAACCGCGTCTCCATGGGCCCGTTCAACAACCTGGTCGAGGAAACCAAGGTTGTCTCGCTGCCTTACATCTTCAAGGGCGTCGATCACATGCACACAGTGATGGACGGTCCGATTGGTGACGAGATCCTGGCGGCGTTCGAACCGCACGGCTATGTCGGCCTTGCCTTTTACGACGGCGGGTCGCGCAGCTTCTACAACAAGGTCAAACCGATCAAATCGATTGAAGATCTTGAAGGCATGAAGGTTCGCGTCATGCAGTCCGACATCTTCGTCGACATGATGTCGGCGCTCGGTGCCAACGCGACGCCGATGCCCTATGGCGAAGTCTATTCGTCCATCCAGACCGGCGTTATCGACGGTGCGGAAAACAACTGGCCGTCCTACGAATCTTCCGGTCACTTCGAAGTTGCCGGCTACTACACTCTGGACGAACACCTGATCGTGCCGGAAGTGCTGGTGATGTCGAAGAAGTCCTGGGACAATCTGTCTCCGGAAGACCAGGCAGCCGTCCGCCAGGCTGCAAAGGACTCGGTCCCCTTCATGCGCGAACAGTGGCAGGCCCGCGAAAAGGCGTCTGAAGAAAAAGTCCGCGCTGCCGGTGTCGAAGTCGTCACGGAAATCGACAAGGAGCCGTTCATGGCAGCCATGGACAGCGTCTACGAGAAGCACGTGACCTCCGAAAATCTGAAGGATCTCGTCGCCCGCATCCGCGCGACCGACTGA
- the kduI gene encoding 5-dehydro-4-deoxy-D-glucuronate isomerase encodes MLTVETRYAIDPDTAKTLDTTGLRKHFHAAGLFQDGKINLIYTHYDRLILGGAVPGTRELVLDEVKEAGTPSLLDRRELGILNIGEAGTVKAGGETYQVGKGDVLYIGMGSGPVTFSGPGRFYILSAPAHRACPSRLITVKDARRVELGSAETSNERVILQFLHPEVAESCQLLMGYTQFAPGSVWNTMPAHVHDRRMEAYLYFELGPDQRVFHFMGKPDETRHLVMANEDAVVSPPWSIHCGAGTGAYTFCWAMAGDNVDFTDMDMVAMGDLR; translated from the coding sequence ATGCTGACCGTTGAAACCCGCTACGCCATCGACCCGGACACCGCCAAGACCCTCGACACCACGGGTCTTCGCAAACATTTCCACGCCGCCGGCCTTTTCCAGGATGGCAAGATCAACCTGATCTACACCCATTACGACCGGCTGATCCTGGGCGGCGCCGTCCCCGGAACTCGCGAACTCGTTCTGGATGAAGTGAAGGAAGCCGGCACCCCGTCCCTCCTCGACCGCCGCGAACTCGGCATTCTCAATATCGGGGAGGCCGGCACCGTAAAGGCGGGTGGCGAGACCTATCAGGTCGGCAAGGGAGATGTGCTCTACATCGGCATGGGCTCCGGACCCGTCACCTTCTCCGGCCCGGGCCGCTTCTACATCCTGTCGGCGCCCGCACACCGGGCCTGCCCAAGCAGGCTGATCACCGTCAAGGACGCGCGCCGGGTGGAACTCGGCTCGGCGGAAACCTCCAACGAGCGCGTCATCCTGCAATTCCTGCATCCGGAAGTCGCCGAAAGCTGCCAGTTGCTTATGGGCTACACCCAGTTTGCGCCCGGCTCGGTCTGGAACACCATGCCGGCCCATGTCCACGACCGGCGCATGGAAGCCTATCTCTATTTCGAACTTGGCCCGGACCAGCGTGTGTTCCACTTCATGGGCAAGCCGGACGAGACCCGGCACCTGGTGATGGCCAACGAGGACGCCGTCGTCTCTCCGCCCTGGTCTATCCATTGCGGCGCCGGCACGGGGGCCTACACGTTCTGCTGGGCCATGGCCGGCGATAATGTCGACTTCACCGACATGGACATGGTCGCGATGGGAGACCTGCGATGA
- a CDS encoding TRAP transporter large permease translates to MEPVILFGTFTVLLLIGTPVAFCLGAASLATVLYMGLPPVVVFQRLNSGVSVFALMAIPFFIFAGELMVRGDIARRLVALAGAVVGHMRGGLGQVNITASVLFGGISGSAAADATAIGGLMIPQMKEKGYSVEYGVNVTVVSSIIALMLPPSHNMIIYSISAGGRLSIADLFTAGILPGLLLAVSLMVTAWFVARRAGYPTERFPGLSALGAMFINAIPGLLLIGIIFGGVRSGVFTASESSCIAAVYALLVTTLAYRTMHWPEFVAATKAAVRTTAMVLLVIGCAASFGWLLAFLRIPAELVAFMKGISENPLIILLMINIVLLFLGTFMDMSPLIVITTPIFLPVATAFGVDPVHFGVILVLNLGIGLCTPPVGTVLFVGCAVGRISVWDAIRTIWPFYGAAIFTLLLVTYIPSLSLWLPSLFH, encoded by the coding sequence ATGGAACCCGTTATCCTCTTCGGCACTTTCACGGTTCTGCTCCTGATTGGCACACCCGTTGCCTTCTGCCTGGGCGCAGCGTCACTGGCCACCGTGCTCTACATGGGCCTGCCGCCCGTCGTCGTCTTCCAGCGTCTGAACTCGGGTGTCTCCGTTTTCGCACTGATGGCGATCCCCTTCTTCATTTTTGCCGGCGAACTGATGGTGCGCGGCGACATTGCCCGAAGGCTGGTGGCGCTCGCCGGGGCCGTGGTCGGGCATATGCGCGGCGGTCTCGGTCAGGTAAACATCACCGCCTCCGTGCTCTTCGGCGGCATCTCCGGCTCCGCCGCGGCGGATGCAACCGCCATCGGCGGCCTGATGATCCCGCAGATGAAGGAAAAGGGCTATTCGGTCGAATACGGTGTCAACGTCACCGTGGTCTCCTCGATCATTGCGCTGATGCTGCCGCCCTCGCACAACATGATCATCTATTCGATCTCGGCTGGCGGGCGTCTTTCCATCGCCGACCTGTTCACAGCGGGCATCCTGCCGGGCCTCTTGCTCGCAGTTTCCCTGATGGTCACAGCCTGGTTCGTTGCCCGCCGTGCCGGTTATCCGACGGAACGCTTTCCCGGCCTGTCGGCTCTTGGTGCGATGTTCATCAACGCCATTCCAGGCCTGCTGTTGATCGGCATCATCTTCGGCGGCGTGCGCTCCGGTGTGTTCACGGCTTCCGAAAGCTCCTGCATCGCGGCCGTCTACGCGCTGCTGGTGACCACGCTTGCCTACCGCACCATGCACTGGCCGGAATTCGTCGCCGCCACGAAAGCCGCGGTGCGCACCACCGCCATGGTTCTGCTGGTCATCGGCTGTGCGGCTTCCTTCGGCTGGCTGCTGGCCTTCCTGCGCATTCCTGCGGAACTTGTGGCATTCATGAAGGGCATTTCCGAGAACCCGCTGATCATCCTGCTGATGATCAACATTGTGCTGCTCTTCCTCGGCACCTTCATGGACATGTCGCCGCTGATCGTCATCACCACGCCGATCTTCCTGCCGGTTGCCACCGCTTTCGGGGTCGACCCGGTCCATTTCGGTGTCATCCTGGTGCTCAACCTCGGGATCGGCCTATGCACGCCGCCGGTCGGCACAGTGCTCTTTGTCGGCTGCGCCGTCGGCCGGATATCGGTCTGGGATGCGATCAGGACGATCTGGCCCTTCTATGGTGCCGCCATCTTCACATTGCTCCTGGTGACCTACATCCCGTCCCTGTCGCTGTGGCTGCCATCCCTATTCCATTGA
- the kduD gene encoding 2-dehydro-3-deoxy-D-gluconate 5-dehydrogenase KduD has protein sequence MSPFSLEGKRALVTGANTGIGQAIAIAMSKAGAEVLCAARRDCDETLAQITRGRHVHLDLSDPMAAMPLFEAEQIDILVNNAGIIRRGTADSFSEADWDDVMDVNLKSVFFTCQAFGNAAFNAGRTGAIVNIASLLSFQGGIKVASYTAAKHGVAGITKLLANEWAARGINVNAIAPGYIATNNTEALRDDPERSRQILERIPAGRWGEASDIGEAAVFLASPAAKYIHGAVLNVDGGWLAR, from the coding sequence ATGAGCCCGTTTTCCCTGGAAGGCAAACGCGCCCTGGTGACAGGCGCCAACACCGGCATCGGCCAGGCCATTGCCATCGCCATGAGCAAGGCAGGCGCCGAAGTTCTGTGCGCGGCCCGGCGCGACTGCGACGAAACGCTGGCCCAGATAACCAGGGGCCGCCATGTGCACCTCGATCTGTCCGACCCGATGGCTGCGATGCCACTGTTCGAGGCGGAACAGATCGACATCCTGGTCAACAATGCGGGCATCATCCGCCGCGGCACGGCGGACAGCTTCAGCGAAGCCGACTGGGACGACGTGATGGACGTCAACCTGAAGTCCGTCTTCTTCACCTGCCAGGCTTTCGGCAATGCCGCGTTCAACGCCGGCCGGACCGGGGCAATCGTCAACATTGCCTCGCTGCTGTCCTTCCAGGGCGGTATCAAGGTCGCGTCCTACACCGCGGCCAAACACGGCGTTGCAGGCATCACCAAGCTGCTGGCGAACGAATGGGCGGCGCGGGGCATCAATGTCAACGCCATTGCACCGGGTTACATCGCCACCAACAACACCGAAGCCCTGCGTGACGACCCGGAGCGCAGCCGGCAGATCCTGGAACGCATTCCGGCCGGCCGCTGGGGTGAAGCCAGCGACATTGGAGAAGCCGCGGTCTTTCTCGCTTCACCGGCTGCAAAATACATTCACGGTGCTGTCCTCAATGTGGATGGAGGCTGGCTTGCACGCTGA
- a CDS encoding cupin domain-containing protein → MFVKTFPEVTADPGIRRQVLSDSPDLMVVAFRFQQEGAEGKLHNHPHVQSTYVESGRFRFTIDGESFDVSPGDSFVIPSNALHGCVCLEPGTLVDTFTPRRDDFL, encoded by the coding sequence ATGTTCGTGAAAACCTTTCCCGAAGTGACCGCCGACCCGGGCATCCGCCGGCAGGTGCTGTCCGACAGTCCCGACCTGATGGTCGTCGCTTTCCGCTTCCAGCAGGAAGGCGCGGAAGGCAAGCTGCACAATCATCCACACGTACAGTCGACCTATGTCGAAAGCGGCCGTTTCCGCTTCACCATCGACGGCGAGAGCTTCGACGTCAGTCCCGGCGACAGCTTCGTCATCCCCTCCAACGCCCTGCACGGGTGCGTGTGCCTGGAACCGGGGACACTGGTCGATACCTTCACGCCGCGCCGCGACGACTTTCTTTGA